CCGTTGCAGCCATCGTGTGCGCTGGCTGTGGGCCGCGCATGTCGTACACCACTCGTCGGAACGCATGAATTTTTCGACCGCGTTTCGCCAGAGCCTGATGTATCCGGTTGCGGGCATGTGGCTGTTCTGGATTCCGCTTGCCGTGCTCGGCTTTGCGCCGAAGCAGATCGTCGCGATCGTGCTGATCAACCTGGGCTTTCAGTTTTTCGTGCATACGCAGGCCATCGGCAAACTCGGCTGGCTCGAATACGTGTTCAACACGCCGTCGATCCATCGCGTTCATCACGCGCGCAACGACCGCTATATCGACCGCAACTATGCCGGCGTGCTGGTGATCTGGGATCGCCTGTTCGGCAGCTACGTGGAGGAAGACCCGCGCGATGCGCCCGCCTACGGCATCGTCGAGTCGCTTCACACATACAACCCGCTGAAGGCGACGTTTCACGAGTGGGCGTCGATGGCCGCCGACTTCGCAAGCGTATCCGGCTGGCGCAACAAGCTGCGCGCGCTGTTTGCGCCGCCCGCGTGGGCCGCGGATTATCATGCGCGGCGCGGCGGCGCCGGTGCATCGGTGTCGCGTGCGGACTCAAGTGAAAATTCAGGCGAAGCGATTCGCGTGAAGCAGGACCATACGGCCGCGTTTCGAGCACCACGCAGGCCGTAGAAGATTCTGTAAGCTGTCGTCACGCCGCTCAAGCGGTGGGCGCTGCCTGCAGCACATGGCATAAGGGCCACACATACGAGGAGATGTAGTCAACATGAAGCAAACAGCATCGAGGAAACAACATTGGCTGCGCGTGACGCAGATCGCCGTCGCCAGCACGGCTTTTGCGTTGCTTGCGGCTTGCGGCGGGGGCGGCGATAACAACAATGCGAGCAGCACGCCTGCCGGCGGCGTCAAATTGCAGGTCGTGTCGTTCGGCGACAGCCTGTCGGATGTCGGCACGTACGCGCCGGTGATTCAGGGGAGCTTCGGCGGCGGCCGCTTCACGACGAACCCGGGTGAAGTGTGGACACAAAAGGTCGCGGAGTATTACGGCGACACGTTGAAGCCGGCGTATCTCGGCGGCTTCGGCCAGCCGCTGGTCGCAGCGGGCGGCTACGGCTACGCGCAGGGCGGCTCGGACGTCGTCAACGCCCAAGGCCAGGGTTGGGCGCCCAATAACATGGCCGCGACGACCGTGCCGGTGGTGGCGCAGGTGGCCAACTACCTGGGCGAGCATACGAGCTTCAACGCGAACCAGCTCGTGCTGATAAACGGCGGTGCGAACGACATCTTCCAGTTCGCGGGAACCACCGCCAATCTGACCGCGCTCGGCGCCGCGCTGCAGACGCAGTACCCGCTGCTCGTGCAGGCCGGCAAACTGCCGAACTCGCAGGCGGGTCAGGTGGCGTTCATCGTCGGCTACCTGCAGCAGCTGGCCAACCCGCAGATCGCGCAGGCCGCCACCCAGCTCGCCGCGCAAGTGCAGACCATCGTCAACTCGGGCGCGACTCACGTGGTGGTGTCGACGGTGCCGGACATCGGCAATACGCCGCTCGGCGTTGCAGCCAACGCGAGCACGCCTGGCTCGGCTGCACTGCTGACCGGGATTACCGCGGCGTATAACTACCTGCTGGTTCAGAACATGACGGCCCTTGGCCTGATGGGTACGGGCAAGGTCATCGTGGCCGATGCGTTCACGTGGCTGGATCAGCAGTTGCCGAACTA
This genomic stretch from Paraburkholderia dioscoreae harbors:
- a CDS encoding sterol desaturase family protein, with product MQFDAELLLLGMAPVFLACIGWEAWHLKRTRPGAQLYSWHDTLCNAALALMQQAADKLAWLAIIPVYAFFYDHYRVVTWQANRVSFVVLFVAQDLLYYVFHRCSHRVRWLWAAHVVHHSSERMNFSTAFRQSLMYPVAGMWLFWIPLAVLGFAPKQIVAIVLINLGFQFFVHTQAIGKLGWLEYVFNTPSIHRVHHARNDRYIDRNYAGVLVIWDRLFGSYVEEDPRDAPAYGIVESLHTYNPLKATFHEWASMAADFASVSGWRNKLRALFAPPAWAADYHARRGGAGASVSRADSSENSGEAIRVKQDHTAAFRAPRRP
- a CDS encoding SGNH/GDSL hydrolase family protein, with the protein product MKQTASRKQHWLRVTQIAVASTAFALLAACGGGGDNNNASSTPAGGVKLQVVSFGDSLSDVGTYAPVIQGSFGGGRFTTNPGEVWTQKVAEYYGDTLKPAYLGGFGQPLVAAGGYGYAQGGSDVVNAQGQGWAPNNMAATTVPVVAQVANYLGEHTSFNANQLVLINGGANDIFQFAGTTANLTALGAALQTQYPLLVQAGKLPNSQAGQVAFIVGYLQQLANPQIAQAATQLAAQVQTIVNSGATHVVVSTVPDIGNTPLGVAANASTPGSAALLTGITAAYNYLLVQNMTALGLMGTGKVIVADAFTWLDQQLPNYQALGFAVSNTGTACNLTSMQNNATAYATANPSATNGLTPAQYGAQFGSSLFCSPQTYTVAGADQTYMFADTVHPSSHLHALFAQYVQQQIAATGLGK